The following proteins come from a genomic window of Microbacterium lemovicicum:
- a CDS encoding allantoate amidohydrolase, giving the protein MRTRLPELPPDVTASAARRVMIRCDELARVTAAPGRIERVYLSTEHARVNRLAAEWMRELGMMTSQDAAGNQIGRLAAADPDAPAILLGSHLDTVPDAGRFDGIVGVLMALEVVRLLRVPATSGHVSPFPFALEVIAFADEEGTRFGTALLGSSAVAGSWNDAWWDLTDADGITLREAFREFGLDPGRVGEAARRPDDLVAYLEAHIEQGPELDRRGESLAVVSSIASARRFQLVVEGESRHAGGTPYDMRRDALLGASEAALAVERICRGEHHVIGTVGRLEAFPGAVNVVPGEAHLSLDLRAEHDGDRDRVWHEISAEIDAIMGRRRLRWHARGVHTAPALRCAPLLQDVVREGIVAALPDGSDLPATIFSRAGHDGMAMGAVTDVGMLFLRNPDGISHHPDEAVSGDDVERGIRALAEAVAHLAAEPRP; this is encoded by the coding sequence ATGCGCACCCGCCTTCCCGAGCTGCCGCCCGACGTGACCGCGTCCGCGGCGCGCCGCGTCATGATCCGGTGCGACGAGCTCGCCCGGGTCACCGCCGCGCCCGGCCGCATCGAGCGGGTGTACCTGTCGACCGAGCACGCGCGGGTGAACCGTCTCGCCGCGGAGTGGATGCGCGAGCTCGGCATGATGACGAGTCAGGATGCCGCGGGCAACCAGATCGGGCGCTTGGCCGCCGCCGACCCCGACGCCCCCGCGATCCTGCTGGGGTCGCACCTGGACACGGTGCCCGACGCGGGCAGGTTCGACGGCATCGTGGGGGTGCTCATGGCCCTCGAGGTCGTGCGGCTGCTGCGCGTCCCGGCCACGTCCGGCCACGTCTCGCCGTTCCCCTTCGCCCTCGAGGTGATCGCCTTCGCCGACGAGGAGGGCACCCGCTTCGGCACGGCGCTGCTCGGCTCCTCCGCCGTGGCCGGGTCGTGGAACGACGCGTGGTGGGACCTGACGGATGCCGACGGCATCACCCTCCGCGAGGCGTTCCGGGAGTTCGGCCTCGACCCCGGACGCGTCGGCGAGGCCGCCCGCCGCCCGGACGACCTCGTCGCCTACCTCGAGGCGCACATCGAGCAGGGACCCGAGCTCGACCGCCGCGGCGAGTCGCTCGCCGTCGTGTCGTCCATCGCCAGCGCGCGCCGTTTCCAGCTCGTCGTCGAGGGGGAGTCGCGCCACGCCGGCGGCACGCCCTACGACATGCGCCGCGACGCCCTGCTCGGCGCCAGCGAGGCGGCCCTCGCCGTCGAGCGCATCTGCCGCGGCGAGCACCACGTCATCGGCACCGTCGGCAGGCTCGAGGCGTTCCCCGGTGCCGTGAACGTCGTGCCCGGTGAGGCGCATCTCAGCCTCGATCTGCGCGCCGAGCACGACGGCGACCGCGATCGCGTGTGGCACGAGATCTCCGCGGAGATCGACGCCATCATGGGCCGGCGTCGGCTGCGCTGGCACGCCCGCGGCGTGCACACCGCCCCCGCCCTCCGGTGCGCGCCGCTGCTGCAGGACGTCGTCCGCGAGGGCATCGTCGCCGCACTCCCCGACGGCTCCGACCTCCCGGCGACGATCTTCAGCCGCGCCGGCCACGACGGCATGGCGATGGGCGCCGTGACCGACGTCGGGATGCTGTTCCTGCGCAATCCCGACGGGATCAGCCATCACCCCGACGAGGCCGTCAGCGGCGACGACGTCGAGCGCGGCATCCGGGCGCTCGCCGAAGCCGTCGCCCACCTCGCCGCCGAGCCCCGCCCCTGA
- a CDS encoding pyridoxal-phosphate-dependent aminotransferase family protein: MTALPGPVSPPPRLLMGPGPISAYPSVLRAMSSELVGQYDPFMTATMTETQELYRQVWGTANEATLLVDGTSRAGIEAALISLIRPGDRVLVPVFGRFGHLLAEIAERALGEVHTIEVPWGQVFPVSAIEEAVVRVKPHLLALVQGDTSTTMLQPLEDIGALCARHGVLFYSDATASLGGNPFEADAWGLDAATAGLQKCLSGPSGSAPVTLSERAVEVIGGRRRIEAGIREEGDEDAPDFIRSNYFDLGMILDYWGPRRLNHHTEATSMLYGARECARLMLIEGRDAVMARHRLHGEAMLAGVQGLGLVVFGDVAHKMTNVVAVEIPEGVDGDAARSAMLADFGIEIGTSFGPLHGRVWRIGTMGYNARKDAVLTTLACLEAVLRRHGASVPSGGGVDAALDVYAGAGA, from the coding sequence ATGACCGCCCTCCCCGGTCCCGTCTCGCCGCCGCCGCGCCTGCTCATGGGCCCCGGCCCGATCTCGGCGTACCCGTCGGTGTTGCGGGCGATGTCCTCCGAGCTCGTCGGCCAGTACGACCCGTTCATGACGGCGACGATGACCGAGACGCAGGAGCTGTACCGGCAGGTCTGGGGCACCGCGAACGAGGCGACGCTGCTGGTCGACGGCACGTCGCGCGCGGGCATCGAGGCCGCGCTCATCTCGCTCATCCGGCCCGGCGACCGGGTGCTCGTGCCGGTGTTCGGCCGGTTCGGCCACCTGCTGGCCGAGATCGCCGAGCGCGCGCTCGGCGAGGTGCACACGATCGAGGTGCCGTGGGGGCAGGTCTTCCCGGTGTCGGCGATCGAGGAGGCCGTCGTCCGCGTCAAGCCGCACCTGCTGGCGCTGGTGCAGGGTGACACCTCCACGACCATGCTCCAGCCGCTCGAGGACATCGGCGCGCTGTGCGCCCGTCATGGCGTGCTCTTCTACAGCGACGCCACCGCGTCGCTGGGCGGCAATCCGTTCGAGGCCGACGCCTGGGGGCTGGATGCCGCGACCGCCGGTCTGCAGAAGTGCCTGAGCGGCCCGTCGGGCTCAGCGCCGGTCACGCTGTCGGAGCGGGCGGTCGAGGTGATCGGCGGGCGTCGCCGCATCGAGGCGGGCATCCGCGAGGAGGGCGACGAGGACGCCCCCGACTTCATCCGCTCCAACTACTTCGACCTGGGCATGATCCTGGACTACTGGGGTCCGCGCCGCCTCAACCACCACACCGAGGCGACCTCGATGCTCTACGGCGCCCGCGAGTGCGCCCGGCTGATGCTGATCGAGGGCCGCGACGCCGTGATGGCCCGCCACCGCCTGCACGGGGAGGCGATGCTGGCCGGGGTGCAGGGACTCGGGCTCGTCGTCTTCGGCGACGTCGCGCACAAGATGACTAACGTGGTCGCCGTGGAGATCCCGGAGGGCGTCGACGGGGATGCCGCGCGCTCCGCGATGCTCGCCGACTTCGGCATCGAGATCGGCACCTCGTTCGGGCCGCTGCACGGGCGGGTGTGGCGTATCGGCACGATGGGCTACAACGCGCGGAAGGACGCCGTGCTCACGACGCTCGCCTGCCTCGAGGCCGTGCTCCGCCGCCACGGTGCGTCGGTGCCGTCGGGCGGCGGTGTCGACGCCGCGCTCGACGTCTACGCCGGGGCGGGCGCCTGA